The window CATTAGTAAGAGAAAATAGATCAGTGTCTGTTTGCAGAAGGGGTCCAGTTGGAGGGAAGAATTACAATGGTACATAGGTAATTTTAGGGTTAAAgggtatatttattatttggattgtggtgatggtttcgctgatatatttatatatctatgtcttaatttatattttataccttaaatacgtacagttatacctcaataaagctgtttttaaaaatctaatcataTTTTGCTTTGACACATTTTTTAACCCTTGTATATACTTTTCTACATAGAGATAATGGGAAAGGAAATGTGAATtgattttatagatttttgtccttttgatctttaaatgtttttgtctAAACTATAAGGAAAcataactaatatttttcttaaaggaaaattgATATCCATATTAAGAAGATAATGGTGCCTTAGTTTTCTAAATATGATTTGCCATAATAAACAGTCTCAATTTCCATGTGGGCCCCCATTTGTTAAGCTTTGAACTAATCATTACAGtgtttacctttttaaagaaatgaagggaagaaataaattattttaatgtatctaCAGGTAACCCCAACATTGCTTAGAAGATTTGGATCTCAGATTATCAAGTCTACTGTTTTATCAGCCAGTACTTCTCTTCGAGTATTAGCCCTTGGTGGTGAAGCATTTCCATCACTGACTGTTCTTCAAAGCTGGAGAGAAGTAGGCAATAGGacacaaatatttaatgtttatggTATCACAGAGGTATCAAGTTGGGCGACTTATTACAAGATTCCAGAGAAGATTCTTAACTCTACTTTGAAGTAAGGATTTTAATTACTAAATTTGTTTTTCCAGTATCTTAACACTAGTAGTGTTTTTGATAGACACTGGGgtaataattttagaaacatCATTTTACCTAGAATATTCAGCTGGGAATCTAGAACCTTTCATATTATAACTGGTGCTACACATCCTGCTAGACATTTTTGTGACTAAACAGTAACAAATAACATGCCAACATTTCCATCTAACCTTTTCCTCTAGGCAGTCTTTGAATTATAGCATAACAcaaactttttgtttatttaatacaaTGTGATTTAAATACATTGGGAAATActctatttaaatgaaaaattttaaatctggtTTGGGTTGTGTTTTCATATAGATGTGAATTGCCTGTACAATTGGGATTTCCACTGCTTGGAACAGTAGTTGAAGTCAGAGATACTAATGGTTCCAGAATCCAAGAAGGCAATGGCCAAGTATTTTTAggttgttttatatttattgattgggaatcattttttttaagaacaaaatctgatgtgctaattttattttttctccaggTTTTCTTATGTCCAGCGTTCTTTTCACTGATAATTTTTAATCTCATCTTCATAAtcatgaaacatttaaataagataGCATTAATTATTTCAGATAACAATGTCTAATACTCTGAGGGAAGATATAAAAGGAATTTAGAAACTGTTACTTGGACCTTTATATTTATAGCCAAAATTCTGTTGAATCAGTgttcttagaatttttaaaatcacatttatattagaaataatttttttattcttattttacttaaggTTATTGTATCTAATTTTATCAGGTAATATTTAAAAGTGAGCCCctcttataaatattaaaaatttgaaattaaataaccAAACTTTTGGAGATGTTCttgatttgattgtttttaatatattttccataGATTTATTTTACTACATTGGTGTTTATATCTTGTGAAGGTGGCAGAAACAGAGTATGTTTTCTTGATGGCGAGATGACAGTACCACTTGGCACAATGCGAGCCACAGGAGACTTTGTGACTGTGAAAGATGGAGAGATATTTTTCTTGGGACGAAAGGACAGTCAGATCAAACGTCATGGCAAACGTCTTAACATTGAACTTGTGCAACAGGTAGacctatttaaatattaaatatctattgATAAATGTAGGTATTAGAAGTAGCCATCACCAATTTTCTGTGCCAGAGTTCTCTATCAGTATTATTAAAACCTAAGATTTTTGTATTAGGGATGAATTACAATATAAGGAATAGATAATTCAGGTTGCCCCTTATCCCCAtgaaaagagttttttaaaaaaataaatgacaaaatggatTTTGATAACTGTGAAAATCaactggtttattttgctgtagGAGctattacttttgaaaaatgttaggAACCCTGTGTGTTTGTGATAGTAATAGTagcaaacaatttttaaaaaaatctctagtATATTTCGCAATTGAATTTGTGGTGATTTCAGACATGGTAAGTTTGAGTATTTaggaagtttgtttttaaatgtcctcATTGGCAAATTGTGATAATCTTTCTTACAGGTTGCTGAAGGACTTCAGCGAGTGGAGTCTTGTGTGGTTATATGGTATAATCAGGAAAAGTTAATTCTATTCATGGTGTCCAAAAATGAGTTAGTAAAGGACTACATCTTTAAACAACTGGAGAAACATCTTCCAAGTCATGCAATCCCGGATGAGCTTGTGTTGATTGATTCTCTACCATTCACATCTCATGGTAAAATAATTTGAAGCAGATATGTTTCAGTGCCAAATGATACTAATTGTATCCATAAATAGTTTAAAGGCCAGGTAAATCCTTATTATAAGTATTACTGGGATATATTGTGGTAGATCCTCTGTTAAATGCTTTGTATAATTAACTCAGTTTATCTCCAGAAAATGCTGTGAGTAGgtagtattattcccatttgcaGACATCGATAGTGAGGCttaaagagattaagtaattttcccaaaatTACATTGCTGGTTAGTGGCAGAGTTGAAATTCTGTCTGAAATTGTTTGACTTCAAAACATTTGCTCTTAATTACCATATTACATTGCTTTCccaatttcatctttatttaatatttatttcaaaatgcaataATTGCTCAGTTAATAGTACCATTTCTTTAACTCTTTAAATGAGACAAACTTTAGCTACTCCTTTCTTATCTATGTTACCCACATTCTTTGTAGTATGGGACTACTTTCTTTAGAATTGATTATCTATGACTAATTATTCTATAGGATTTCTAACCTCTACactgaaaaatgtgtattcttatGACTAACGAAGATAGAAAAGATTtgagatgaaatttaaaaattatttcttttttacattaagGCAAAATTGATGTTTCTGAGTTAAACAAGATTTATTTAAACTACACAAACTTGAAGTCTGAGAGTAAGCTCAATGGAAAAGAGGAACTTTGGGGAAAATTACAGCATTTGTGGAAGGTACAAAGTTTGAGATacaaatttgttattatttaaaaagaggtcatttaccatattttgccatgtataatgtgcacttttttgcccaaatttgtgagggggaAAAATAAGTATGCACATtacacatgggtagtactaattccgtatctatataaatgcttttaattcttttatttatgcccatgagttaaaagtgtaactctagaaatcagtaacaatatccgtatgcaagaataataccctggaatacgataattggcTTTGTTGAATTTACAaggaacttgcaacaatgaagagttcttggtcttctatAATGactaaatatcataaatttgttaccggtacataaaatttcttgtaccttctatctgttcttgtgttttgtaattatttgttacataaaatttcttgtaccataatatgttaaaaaataaatgctaaaattcctttataatataaaaaacaaatacctaaatgtaaacaaataaaaatttgaattaaaaaattaaaacgaaagatttttctccctgaaagtttgggccaaaaacatgggtgtgtgTTATACACgagagcacattatacatggcaaaatgcgGTAATATTTTTAGGGAATGATAGCATCCTAATAAATCTGATAAAATTTTCTAAGAATGTTATTGCTGCCCAGGTGTTACATAGTATagcttcatttattcaatttgtGTTAAAATAAGGGTTAGGTTCTCTACTATAAGATTAGATTAAGCTCCCTATAAAGAAATTTATTGGAAGTGAGGTGAACCTATCTCGACAAAACCTTTTCCTAAGAGGAGCAGTAGAGTGTAGTAACGCCCTTGTCAGAGCTGAGAAAATAGCCAGATCTTGCGATGCCATAATTGTGGTAGAAGGGCTTAGATCATTACTCCAGAACTTTCAGTCACAGCATGTGTGTTTTTGCTTAAGggaatttacatatatacacacacacagggtgcccaaaaaaatttatacacattttaagaaaggaaaatactatattaaaattacgctgatgctaaccactttgagcacctcttatatttgcaaatgtgacttgtattcatcttttgttatcagtatatagtgagtattataattttaatagtatttccttaaaaaatgtatactttttttggcactgtgtgtgtgtatggtgtgtgtgtattttttttaaatttacatttaaatacatgtatatattttttataaccatgggttaatacaatttttcttagATAAAATGTGGAGTTTTCTAAAGCATTCTGTAAAAAGGATGTAATTGTGTAGTCTTTTCTGAAAATGGATGATATCTGGATAAAAGTCTTAACCACTTCATTTTTAGattcttggaaaataattttgatttatatgaagccaataaagataaatattccATATTATAGAAATATCAGATATTAGTGTCTTGTGGGTTTTATAATTagtaaaatgaatgtttttataattctgttttctgttttatgggTAGGAAAACTGCTCTGAAGGGAAGTGTAATTTGCAGTTTTAGATTGAGTTTGTGACAAAATTGTCAGTATAGTGATGGTCTCCTttactataaagaaaacaattattaaatttattttaatcaaaaatatttatttgtgtctcaTGTTCATATCATTAATGTAGGTACTATCATTTCTCTATGTATTTACCTGTGAAtgttgaattgttttgttttagacCTTTTACCatatttctcccttctctcatctGTAGTCTATTCTGAATCTCTCAGAAGATTCTTTGAAGATTCCTGATGAGTCACTCTTCTTAACTAGTGGTGGAGATTCCTTAAAGTCCGTACGGCTCCTCAGTGAGATTGAAAAACTTGTTGGCACATCAGTACCTGGGCTTCTGGAAATTATTCTCAGCAGTTCCATTTTAGAGATCTACAATCACATTCTTCAAACAGTGTTTCCAAATGAAGATCTGACAAGATTTAGCAAGAATTATgccacaaaaagaaaattcagtgacattaatcAAGAGGAAACCAGTGGACAATCTTTATGTCAGAAATCTGTAATACCTTTAAATTTAGACAATGAGAGAAATGCTTTTATTGCACTGAGCAGAGGGAGTCAGATTTTGTCTCTGAATACTACCAGGTTTTTAACTGAGTTAGGAAATTGCCCTTCATCCTCTTCTTCTGATTTAATTTCACagattaatattcaaaatgtaagAAGCTTAAATCCTCTATCTGTTACTGGGAAGTCAAAAGATTCGACCTGTGTTGCAAAAGTTTATGATGATGGAACACCTGTGACACGGGCTAAGAAAATGGAATTACGTGTGAGGTGGAGATCAGACACAGGCAAATGTGTAGATGCCTCGCCTCTGGTTGTAATACCAGCTGTTGATAAGTCATCGGCAACTGTGTACATTGGCTCCCATTCCCATAAAATGATGGCAGTTGACCTTTACTCAGGGAAGGTGAACTGGGAACAGATTTTGGGAGATCGCATTGAATCCTCAGCATGTGTGTCTAAGTGTGGAAACTTTATTGTAGTGGGTAAGTTTCTGAATTTGAGGtttatagaattaaaattaattaccaTATGATAATGCTAGTAGgattaagttaaattaaaaacaaaagtatatatgGTGGATTTGGTTGCTGTCAAAGAATAATAGTTAACCATGTGCTAATTGTCACAGTGTGGGGCCAGGGGTCAGACTCCCTGAACTTGAACCTAGCTCTAAAGCTGTTACCAGCTCTCTGACCTTTGACAAGTTGCTGAACCTCTTAGAACTTAGTTTTCTCGTGAGTATGTATATGGACATAATAAAACATGTTGCTGCATCACAAATTATTGTAAAACTTAATAGTTTAGAGAACAAACaattattatcttacagtttctgtgggtcaggaatttaggAGCAGCTTAACTGGAAGTTCTGTCTCAGGGCCTCTCATACGGCTGCAGCCATCCGAAGGCTTGACTTGGCGGAAAACCTGTTTCTAAGATGGCTCACTCATATTGCTGCTAGCAGGAGGCTTTAGTTCTTCGCTGGTTCTTGGCAGGAAGCTTCTGTTTCTTGCCACATGGGCCTTTCCATAGGCTGCTTGAATAACTTCCCTCAGAGTGAgtgatgagagagagggagagggatgcAGTGCCTTTATGACTTAGTCTCCGAAGTTGCATACcatcatttttgcttttgctttattctgttcattaggAGCACATTATTAAGTCTGGCCCACACtcaaggcaggggtggggggattaGGCTCTTGAAAGGAAGAGTATCAAATAATTTGAGGACagattttaaaaccaccacaatCATTTTAGAGcttttgagaggattaaatgagataattgcTTATGAATCTCTTAGAACATTGCTAGGCACAGGCTAAATGCTCATTAAGTGTTCGCTACTAACTGCTACTCAGTTACATTAACGTGTAGATGACTTGACTAGGATCATGGGGGTCCAGGTGTAGtgcctctcctttttctcccccagCTACATTAGGTTTCACTGTATAGTGATGGAATCTGTTCATCAAAGCTTTTCAGACTAATTGCTTAGGAATGTATCTCCCTACTATGCTAGCCTAGCTGGGATCTACACGAATCTGCATTTGATCCTTCCCTTTTGAACACCTACATTTTGCACATTATATTACAGGAAACTCAGTTATGCATGTGAATGATCGTGAGTAATCCCCATCCATGAAAGTCGGCTCGTTGAGGTTACTTTTCGCATCCCAAGTGACTAGACTCAAATCTTGTGGCACATAGTGCTCACTTAGTAActtagttttaaacatttttaaaattaagatataatttatatacagtaaaactCACCCTTTTTAATATATAGTTctgtgttttgacaaatgcatacctTCGTGTAACCACTACCACAATCAAGAATGCATTGCTCCAAAAACTTCCACGTCACTTTGGAGTCCTCTTTCCTCTTACCCCCAACCCCAGGTGACCACTGATCGGGTTTTTTTGTCCctctaagtttttctttttccagaaagtcATATAAATAacatcatacagtatgtagcctttgaGTCTGGCCTCTCTTACTGAGCATAATGTGTTTGAGattcatttattatatgtatcaataatttatttttattgctgagtatttcattgtgtggatgtaccacagtttgtttatccattcacgtTTGGGTTATTTCCTggttttggtaattatgaataattGCAATAAGCATTTGTGAACAGGATTTTGtgtgaatatgtttttatttcacttgtgtTAGTATCTAGGAGGGGGAGTTTGTATGGTAAATGTAGGTTAATTTACAAGAAACGGCCAAATTACTTTCCAAAGTGATTGAACCACTTTGCATTTCTCCCATCAGTACATGAGACGTCCAGTTCCACTTCCTTGTCAGCACTTGATACTGTaaggtcttaaaaataaaatttattgtagcCATCCTGACAagtatgaggtgatacctcattgtggttttctgtgcatttctctgatgattagtgatgtcgagcaccttttcatatacctgttggccatctgtatgttttcttttgagatgtctattcaggtcccttagcccatttttcatttgggttacttttgttcatgtattgttttCCCAATTTCATTGAATTAGgtgttggttttctttgttttgttttttgttttgtagctCTGAGCTTCTTTAAAACAATTGCTTTGAATTCTTTGTGAAATATCTTGCcgatttccatttctcttgtgTCAGTTACCGTAAATTTATTGTGTCCCTTTAGTGGTGTCATGTTTCCCTGATTTTTCATGTCCTTGTAGTCTTGCACTGGTGTCTTCACATAAGAAGTAGCCCCTCTTCCAGTCTTTATCAGCTGGTTTCTGCGGGGAAAGGTCTTCACTTGTGAGCGGGTGTGAGGGCAGTGGCTTGGTGGGGTGCACTGTTGTGCTGAGTCTAGTGCTGGGTCCAGGGTCAGGCGGGAATGCCCGTGCTGGCGGTACCAGCTCCAGGGGTGTACGGGGGCACCGGACACAGGCTGTGCATGTGCAGTGACgccagggctggggggaggcTGTGGTGGCACTGGCTGCAGAGGTGCACAGTGGCATGAGCTCTGGGAAGCTCTGGCAGGTGTAGTCCACatcagtgaaaaaaatgttttattttagccattcagATAGTTACagagtggtatttcattgtggttttaatttgcatttccctagtgactaatgtGCCTCTTTTTGAGCTTATTTGCCAACTGTATATCTTttatgaagtgtctgttcagatcttacctatttttaaattttgtttttttggtgggtTTTGAGAGTTCTGTGTCAGTTACTGTAGTCTGGATATATCGAGTATTTATCAGATGTTTTgcatgttttctcccagtctctggcttgttttttcattctcttaatagaaGTTTCTTTTGAAGAGAAAGTCTTAAGTTTAATGAGgtccagtttatcttttttttttccctcttatgaatcatgcttttgatggcatatctaagaaatctttgcctaacccaaggtcacaagaTTTTCTTCTGGAATTGAACTGAACTGAAAGGAGTTTTTTATTACTCTGCTGAGTCCTGGGGTGCTCTGCCATGTAGGACATTTCTCTTCGCTGTCACTCAACAGACCACTAGTGATCTTCGTTTTGTAGATTTTGAGCCCCCCTACTTCCACCTAGGTCATTTTGGCTACACCAAGTCTGTTCCTCCTGTCCTGTCTTTTCATCCATAGCAACAGTTTGGGAAAAGCAGTTGTTAAGAGCACAAAAGTACTGTTAAGAGCACAGCTTTGACTTCTGACATtgtaatcctggctctgccacataTTAGCGGAGTAGTTCTGCCCTAGTAACTTAATCCCTTTGTGCTTcaattttgtcatctataaaatgcagatatAGTAGCATTTTCTTCACTGTAAGAATTACAGTGAGTTAATAGgtataaaattcttagaatagCGCCAT of the Rhinolophus sinicus isolate RSC01 linkage group LG02, ASM3656204v1, whole genome shotgun sequence genome contains:
- the AASDH gene encoding beta-alanine-activating enzyme isoform X5 is translated as MTLQELVHQAASVYSDKIAVCFDECNDQSPIYYTYKTLVNAASELSDFLLLHCDFQGIREIGLYCQPGINLPSWILGILQVPAAYAPVDPDSPPALSTYFMKKCNLKYILVEKQQINVSKFKSSYEMLLNYDTLTVEHNDLVLFRLHWENVEVSLMLNDRKEKYEKGKMTNSLGSENSSEEKSEEHVDVRLKHCLAYVLHTSGTTGIPKIVRVPHACIVPNIQHFRVLFEITQEDVVFLASPLTFDPSVVEIFIALSSGATLLIVPTSVKVLPSKLATVLFSHHRVTILQVTPTLLRRFGSQIIKSTVLSASTSLRVLALGGEAFPSLTVLQSWREVGNRTQIFNVYGITEVSSWATYYKIPEKILNSTLKCELPVQLGFPLLGTVVEVRDTNGSRIQEGNGQVFLGGRNRVCFLDGEMTVPLGTMRATGDFVTVKDGEIFFLGRKDSQIKRHGKRLNIELVQQVAEGLQRVESCVVIWYNQEKLILFMVSKNELVKDYIFKQLEKHLPSHAIPDELVLIDSLPFTSHGKIDVSELNKIYLNYTNLKSESKLNGKEELWGKLQHLWKSILNLSEDSLKIPDESLFLTSGGDSLKSVRLLSEIEKLVGTSVPGLLEIILSSSILEIYNHILQTVFPNEDLTRFSKNYATKRKFSDINQEETSGQSLCQKSVIPLNLDNERNAFIALSRGSQILSLNTTRFLTELGNCPSSSSSDLISQINIQNVRSLNPLSVTGKSKDSTCVAKVYDDGTPVTRAKKMELRVRWRSDTGKCVDASPLVVIPAVDKSSATVYIGSHSHKMMAVDLYSGKVNWEQILGDRIESSACVSKCGNFIVVGCYNGLVYVLKSNNGEKYWMFTTEDAVKSSATMDPTTGFLYIGSHDQHAYALDIYESILPK